Proteins encoded in a region of the Gammaproteobacteria bacterium genome:
- a CDS encoding DUF3275 family protein encodes MITISGQLAIRTIHGRNGDFNVGRLATAIGEFVIKNAELDQYREGKYEGDFVITEIRPSTYNTSGRMVIEIRAHLGGMTLSTIDPLSSDEANRLSPQEVDPIDEEAQAPVPAATAPAEAEDDREANDPLVDTTPFGAAVPSKPAKPDSQDDDVTLFGPLWPLGDVVKLDATVDRRLLRQQRDRLGALGYEFAPLSQDWHRLTA; translated from the coding sequence ATGATCACTATCTCAGGCCAGTTGGCCATCAGAACCATCCACGGCAGGAACGGCGACTTCAATGTTGGCCGCCTCGCCACCGCCATCGGCGAATTTGTCATCAAGAATGCCGAGCTTGATCAGTACCGCGAGGGTAAGTACGAGGGCGATTTCGTCATCACCGAGATTCGTCCGTCCACGTACAACACCAGCGGCCGCATGGTCATCGAGATCCGCGCCCACCTGGGCGGGATGACCCTGTCGACTATCGACCCCCTGAGCAGTGACGAAGCCAACCGGCTGAGTCCGCAGGAAGTCGATCCTATCGACGAGGAAGCGCAAGCCCCTGTGCCTGCTGCAACGGCTCCCGCCGAAGCAGAGGATGACAGGGAGGCGAACGACCCTCTGGTCGACACCACACCGTTCGGTGCAGCCGTGCCCAGCAAGCCGGCCAAGCCGGATTCTCAGGACGATGACGTCACACTCTTCGGCCCACTCTGGCCCTTGGGCGATGTCGTGAAACTGGATGCCACCGTCGATCGTCGGCTGTTGCGCCAGCAACGCGACCGCCTCGGCGCCCTGGGTTACGAGTTCGCGCCCCTGTCCCAGGACTGGCACCGGCTCACCGCCTGA
- a CDS encoding single-stranded DNA-binding protein — protein MSTHFYGEGNIGSAPEYRAFNNGNDEPRRLLRLNVYFDNPIPTKDGYEDRGGFWAPVELWHRDAEHWQTLYQKGMRVLVEGRTVRDEWEDAEENERVTFKIEARRVGILPYRIERVTLVPREPDSEPPADE, from the coding sequence ATGAGCACACACTTCTACGGCGAGGGCAATATCGGCTCTGCGCCAGAATACCGGGCTTTCAACAACGGCAATGATGAACCCCGTCGGCTGCTGCGACTGAACGTGTATTTCGACAATCCCATTCCTACCAAGGATGGGTATGAGGACCGCGGCGGTTTCTGGGCACCGGTGGAGCTGTGGCACCGCGACGCCGAACACTGGCAGACGCTGTACCAGAAGGGTATGCGCGTACTGGTGGAAGGCCGGACGGTACGCGACGAGTGGGAGGACGCCGAGGAGAACGAGCGCGTGACCTTCAAAATCGAGGCACGCCGGGTCGGTATCCTGCCGTATCGCATCGAGCGCGTGACCCTGGTGCCCAGGGAGCCCGACAGTGAGCCACCTGCTGACGAGTGA
- a CDS encoding STY4534 family ICE replication protein: protein MNPSSDKSYFDLHITGLGYLNRIREVTPRKGDAFLACDIAALNGPSDSPEYRRFDVRVSGSEAQHLIRRCQQAVEAERKVLIGFRLGDLWADTFTYSKGKRAGEQGVSLKARLLFVSWIKVDGQLVYKAEPKAAEGTAHDGTPSVPAEATAQDASVSETVTSETGDGAPVPAESF, encoded by the coding sequence ATGAACCCTTCATCTGATAAGTCCTATTTCGACCTGCATATCACCGGCCTGGGTTATCTCAATCGCATTCGCGAAGTGACGCCCCGTAAAGGTGATGCCTTTCTTGCCTGCGACATTGCAGCGCTGAATGGTCCGAGCGATTCACCGGAATACCGCCGTTTCGACGTGCGCGTTTCCGGCAGCGAGGCCCAGCATCTGATCCGTCGTTGCCAGCAGGCCGTCGAGGCCGAACGCAAAGTACTGATCGGCTTCCGCCTGGGTGACCTGTGGGCCGACACCTTCACCTACAGCAAGGGGAAGCGTGCCGGTGAACAGGGAGTCAGCCTCAAGGCACGACTGCTCTTCGTCAGTTGGATCAAGGTCGACGGTCAACTCGTCTACAAGGCCGAACCCAAGGCCGCTGAAGGAACGGCGCATGACGGCACGCCATCCGTGCCGGCAGAAGCCACTGCTCAGGATGCTTCCGTGTCCGAAACGGTGACTTCCGAAACCGGCGATGGCGCACCTGTACCGGCCGAGTCGTTTTGA
- a CDS encoding DNA topoisomerase III: MRVYLCEKPSQGKDIARVLGARQRGNGCYSASGITVTWCIGHLLKTAPPEAYGDQYKRWSIEQLPIIPERWRNEVKASTKAQFHIVKRLIGQANDLVIATDADREGEMIAREILDLCGYRGPIRRLWLSALNDTSIRKALDALKPGTETLPLYHSALARSRADWLIGMNLSRLFTLLGQQSGYGGVLSVGRVQTPTLKLVVDRDRAIERFVAVPYWDIEAVLTHAGQSFKASWLPPDGSTDDAGRCLQASVARSAADALRKARDATVTQVDTERVREAPPLPFDLGTLQEMCSRQFGLDVQETLDIAQALYETHKATTYPRSDSGYLPESMLAEVPTVLDALAASDPALRPLIDGLDRSIRSRAWNDGKVTAHHGIIPTLEPANVSAMSAKELAVYRLIRAHYLAQFLPHHEFDRTHAQFAATGQSLQAVGKQVVEPGWHRVMPRNEQEVEPSDAQSQRLPPLATDATCSLEQVELKALKTKPPRPYTQGELIKAMKGVAKLVTDPRLKQTLKETTGIGTEATRAGIINGLLARGYIARKGKAIRATEAACTLIDAVPGAIADPGTTAIWEQALDRIEAGQMTLDGFIDKQSAWVAQLVQQYRGAALTIAQPQGPACPQCGAATRQRHGKNGAFWSCSRYPDCKGTLPIKSTGKGRRGRKRKRSSSRTA; the protein is encoded by the coding sequence ATGCGGGTCTATCTGTGCGAGAAGCCCTCGCAGGGCAAGGATATCGCCCGCGTGCTGGGTGCCCGGCAACGCGGTAACGGTTGTTACTCTGCATCAGGCATCACGGTGACCTGGTGCATCGGCCACCTGCTCAAAACCGCTCCCCCGGAAGCCTATGGCGATCAGTACAAGCGCTGGTCGATCGAGCAGTTGCCCATTATTCCCGAGCGCTGGCGCAACGAGGTCAAGGCCTCGACCAAGGCGCAGTTCCACATCGTCAAGCGACTCATCGGCCAGGCGAACGACCTGGTGATCGCCACTGACGCTGATCGCGAAGGCGAGATGATCGCTCGCGAGATCCTCGACCTGTGCGGCTACCGCGGGCCGATTCGGCGGCTCTGGCTGTCGGCACTGAACGACACCTCCATTCGCAAGGCGCTGGATGCCCTCAAGCCGGGAACGGAAACCCTGCCGCTGTACCACTCGGCCCTGGCACGATCACGGGCGGACTGGTTGATCGGCATGAATCTGAGCCGCCTGTTCACCCTGCTGGGCCAGCAGTCGGGCTACGGCGGCGTGCTCTCGGTGGGCCGTGTGCAGACGCCCACCCTGAAGCTGGTGGTGGATCGCGACCGGGCCATCGAACGGTTCGTTGCCGTGCCCTATTGGGACATCGAGGCGGTCCTCACCCACGCAGGCCAATCCTTCAAGGCGAGCTGGTTGCCGCCTGACGGCAGCACGGACGATGCGGGCCGGTGCCTGCAGGCATCCGTGGCCCGAAGCGCCGCCGATGCGCTACGCAAGGCCCGTGACGCCACCGTGACCCAGGTGGATACGGAGCGCGTGCGTGAAGCGCCGCCACTGCCGTTCGACCTTGGCACCTTGCAGGAGATGTGTTCCCGGCAGTTCGGACTGGACGTGCAGGAGACCCTGGACATCGCCCAGGCCCTGTACGAGACGCACAAGGCGACGACCTATCCGCGAAGTGATTCGGGCTACCTGCCCGAAAGCATGCTGGCGGAAGTCCCCACCGTCCTCGACGCCCTGGCGGCTTCTGACCCGGCCTTGCGCCCCTTGATCGACGGTCTGGACCGAAGCATCCGCTCCCGCGCCTGGAACGACGGCAAGGTGACAGCCCACCATGGCATCATTCCGACCCTGGAGCCAGCCAACGTCAGTGCCATGTCGGCGAAGGAACTGGCGGTCTACCGACTCATCCGGGCGCACTACCTGGCGCAGTTCCTGCCGCATCATGAGTTCGACCGGACCCATGCCCAGTTCGCAGCCACCGGGCAGTCGCTACAGGCCGTGGGCAAACAGGTGGTCGAACCCGGTTGGCACCGCGTGATGCCCCGTAATGAACAGGAGGTGGAACCGAGTGACGCGCAGAGTCAGCGACTGCCCCCGCTTGCAACCGATGCGACCTGCTCACTGGAACAGGTCGAGCTGAAGGCGCTTAAAACCAAGCCACCCCGGCCCTATACGCAGGGTGAACTGATCAAGGCTATGAAAGGCGTGGCCAAGCTGGTGACCGACCCTCGGCTCAAGCAGACACTGAAGGAAACCACGGGGATCGGCACCGAAGCCACACGTGCCGGCATCATCAATGGCCTGCTGGCGCGCGGCTACATTGCCAGGAAAGGCAAGGCGATCCGCGCGACCGAGGCGGCTTGCACGTTGATCGATGCCGTGCCCGGCGCGATCGCCGATCCCGGTACGACCGCCATCTGGGAGCAGGCCCTGGATAGGATCGAGGCGGGCCAGATGACGCTGGACGGCTTTATCGACAAGCAATCGGCCTGGGTGGCGCAACTGGTGCAGCAGTACCGGGGAGCCGCCCTGACGATCGCCCAGCCGCAAGGGCCAGCCTGCCCGCAATGCGGGGCAGCCACGCGCCAACGACACGGCAAGAACGGTGCCTTCTGGTCATGCAGCCGGTATCCGGATTGCAAGGGCACCCTGCCCATCAAATCGACCGGCAAAGGCCGTCGCGGACGTAAGCGCAAGCGCTCATCCTCCAGAACGGCATGA
- a CDS encoding ABC transporter substrate-binding protein gives MIPLNNPFIRGYRGLSIQRLLAIRYEDDCPLTYLPLHTSQAHLTDEQITRFECVFCDDFTVITEGQDVASELDARCPSLGVVQTVVHAVMADDGGTPVHVGDIYSHEAALEVVRRLTFETGHYSRCWEISSGHLPEEALQYLEDLASASTPTGLLFEAFRIPDSDAVGVKLIATPWVDDNLTFVEGRDAQSLHDELVNACVPQPLITVMQLAAQADVRILIFDPNAAFLEGLPTFDN, from the coding sequence ATGATCCCCTTAAACAATCCCTTTATCCGAGGCTATCGAGGCCTGTCCATTCAACGCTTGCTGGCTATCCGCTATGAGGATGATTGCCCGCTGACCTATCTTCCACTGCATACTTCACAGGCTCATCTGACAGATGAGCAAATCACTCGCTTCGAATGCGTCTTTTGTGATGACTTTACTGTGATCACCGAAGGCCAGGACGTTGCCAGTGAGCTCGACGCTCGTTGTCCCAGCCTTGGCGTGGTGCAGACCGTCGTCCATGCCGTCATGGCGGATGATGGCGGTACACCCGTTCATGTGGGTGATATATACAGCCACGAAGCCGCCCTGGAAGTCGTGCGACGATTGACATTCGAAACCGGCCACTACAGCCGGTGTTGGGAGATCAGTTCCGGACACTTGCCCGAGGAGGCGCTTCAGTATCTCGAAGACTTGGCCAGTGCTTCCACGCCTACTGGTCTGCTGTTCGAGGCCTTTCGTATCCCCGACAGTGACGCAGTGGGGGTGAAGTTGATCGCCACCCCTTGGGTAGACGACAACCTCACCTTCGTCGAGGGTCGGGATGCACAGTCTCTGCATGACGAGTTGGTGAATGCCTGTGTGCCACAGCCCCTGATCACCGTGATGCAGCTTGCCGCCCAGGCAGACGTGCGCATCCTGATCTTCGATCCCAATGCGGCATTCCTGGAAGGGTTGCCGACTTTCGACAACTGA
- a CDS encoding DUF6094 domain-containing protein — MALMFPRLARNFIKNGYFPTDEPTLERALSALAPSPGSLCILDPCAGEGVAIAEAAHALGREQVKAFAVEYDAERADHARKLVDRCLYGDLMDSLISRQSFGLLWLNPPYGDLSRGIDGNIGYQGKGRARLEKLFYQRSLPLLQYGGVLVFIIPGYVLDAELVGWLTRHFADLRIYRAVDTQFKQVVIFGRRIRQREQNADKAKTARSLLLQIGQGDVNAEELPDVWPFQPYSVPASSGEPEHFYRVTLEPEQFADEVQRLQGLWPSLDTHLGAVHQVPRPPARALSHWHLALALAAGAISGVVTSRTGKVLVVKGDTHKEKSLATEYRERDDGSVAETRILTDRFVPVIRAWDMTPGSSTQGQVLTIR, encoded by the coding sequence ATGGCTCTCATGTTCCCGCGGCTTGCCCGCAATTTCATCAAAAACGGCTACTTCCCGACGGACGAACCCACGTTGGAAAGAGCCCTGTCCGCATTGGCGCCGTCACCCGGTTCCCTGTGCATCCTCGATCCCTGCGCCGGCGAAGGCGTGGCGATTGCCGAAGCCGCCCATGCCCTCGGGCGCGAGCAGGTGAAGGCCTTCGCCGTCGAGTACGACGCAGAGCGCGCCGACCATGCGCGCAAGCTGGTCGATCGTTGTCTGTACGGCGATCTGATGGATTCGCTGATCTCACGGCAGTCCTTCGGACTGCTGTGGCTCAACCCGCCCTATGGCGACCTGAGCCGTGGTATCGATGGCAACATCGGCTATCAAGGCAAGGGCCGCGCCAGGCTGGAGAAGCTGTTCTATCAGCGCAGCCTGCCGCTGTTGCAGTACGGTGGCGTGCTGGTGTTCATCATCCCCGGCTACGTGCTCGACGCCGAACTGGTGGGCTGGCTGACGCGCCATTTTGCCGACCTGCGCATCTACCGCGCGGTGGATACGCAATTCAAGCAGGTGGTGATCTTCGGTCGGCGCATTCGGCAGCGCGAGCAGAACGCCGACAAAGCCAAGACCGCACGCAGCCTGTTGCTGCAGATCGGTCAAGGTGATGTCAACGCCGAGGAACTGCCCGATGTCTGGCCGTTTCAGCCCTACAGCGTGCCGGCATCGTCCGGCGAGCCGGAGCACTTTTATCGTGTCACGCTCGAACCTGAGCAGTTCGCCGACGAAGTGCAGCGCCTGCAAGGGCTGTGGCCGTCGCTCGATACGCACCTGGGTGCCGTACATCAAGTTCCACGGCCTCCGGCGCGAGCCCTGTCGCACTGGCACCTCGCCCTGGCTCTCGCGGCCGGTGCGATTTCCGGTGTCGTGACCTCCAGAACCGGCAAGGTGCTGGTGGTCAAGGGCGATACTCACAAGGAGAAATCCTTAGCCACGGAGTATCGGGAACGGGATGACGGCTCGGTCGCCGAGACGCGCATCCTCACCGACCGCTTCGTCCCCGTGATCCGCGCCTGGGACATGACACCCGGCTCCTCAACGCAGGGGCAGGTGCTGACCATCCGCTGA